The following nucleotide sequence is from Anopheles stephensi strain Indian chromosome 3, UCI_ANSTEP_V1.0, whole genome shotgun sequence.
TTCCTGATTTGATTACCTTCTATGTGGGCTCGGGTAAGCATCACAGAAACCATTCACCCGAAGTCCTGACGGCAGCAGCGAAAGCTATTGACCtgtttgcccccccccccccccccccccccctttgtCTATGCCCTCCATTTTGCAGGAAAATCCATATCGGTCGCATCGGGAGCAAGAATTCAATTTCCGTGCAACCGAACGTACCCGCTGTCGTTCTACGCTGGCAAGTGTCCACAGAATGTGGCCGGTATAGCGGGCATCCGAGGGCCGAGCCCCCTCAACTCACCCTCACCGGTACCATCCTCGCCCGGCTTTAGGTTCGTATCGCTTGACATCTGCCGTGTGCCGGGGGCCCGTTACAACGTTAACCTCTCGTTTCGCTGGGTAAATCGATACAGGTATAATCCGTACACGCAGCAGACCAGCACCTACCGCAGCCCGATGTCATCACCGCCGAGAACGAAGCGCGAAACACCGCCCCGGTTACCGAGCAAAAAGCAACGCTCCCAATCACTCACCCCACTGCACGGTGGCCAGGGTGTACAGCAGAAGTACAGCAGTGCTGACGGTGTTATTAGCGGTAATGGTAGCAACGGTGAAGGCAAATCCAACACCAGCAAGCATTCGGCACGGTTGGCCGATACGCCCGAGAAGTGTAACAGTGCGGACGGTGTGATACATCCCGACGGAACCGGTGGACGATCACACCAACCGGGAGAGGAGAAAAGCTCGAGTGCGGACGGAGTGGTGGTGAAGTCTCAAACCCTGACACGTCCCAACTCGACCGATCCGAACAATGGGATAGGATCGTTGAAAAGTAGCTGCCAATCGTTGCCTCGCTCGGCCAGTCTACGATCGTCGCAAGGGAAGCTCAGTTCCCGAGCGTCTAGCATTAACAAGGAACCTAGCGAACACTCGCTGAGTCCTTGCATCGAGCAGAAACAGTTCGCGGAGGACGAGGAACGTGAACAGCCACCGAGTCCTCCACCGAAACCGATTCGTGGTGGTGGAACGCTACAGAGGCGAGATTCTATGAAGGACTCGGACACACAATCCGTGCAGGGCGGAAGTACACACGGTGGACGTGGAATGGGCTCGTACCATCCGAGTGGATCCGATTCGGGCAATGGGTCGGGCGATTCGGCACAAAGCTCCGCCACCGGCGAAGAACTGGCCCTGCCGGCACGAGGTGTCGGTGGAGTCGTACTGCGGAATCCGCGCTTCATACCCACCTCCCTGTCGTCGGTTACGTTGCGTTCCCATGCGGAAATTGATCCGGTCGCAGCGGAGGAAGCGCTGCTGTCGATGCAGATACCCACCTACGAGCAGGTGTCACGGTTCGATCTGGAAAATTTTAACACACTGCTGCTACCGTTCTGTGACTGCAAACCGCTGGACAGCGGTACGCTCAACACTGTCCGGATGATGCTGTGCGAGTCGGGACCGCGTGTCATCGCGAACCATCTGACGCGGGTTGACATTGGACTGATCTTAGGTAGGTTCGGTGGCTAAAGACACTTCTTTAGGAAACTCTCCTCACCTGTGTAATTTCTTTCTTACACAGAAAAAGAGGAGTCCAGGAAGGATGATCCACTGAGCTGTACCGGGTTGGAGTTGATCACACTGGAGCATGGCAAGCAGTACCGGTTGGATTTGATTGAACGCACGGAGTGTATGAAGCTGCTTGTTGCTGTTACCATCCTAACCTGCCAGAGTGACCTGGAGCGAGCCGAAACGCTCAACAAGTGGATCCAGATAGCGGTGGAAACGAAAACTGCCTTGGGTAATCTGTTTGGCTTTAGTGCCATCATGCTGGGACTCTCAATGCCACAGGTAGGTCCGCAATAGATTCTTGGAGCAGAGGTGGGTCTATAATATCTATTTACAATCCAGATCCAAAAGCTAGAATCGACCTGGCACACGCTGCGCCAAAAGTTCACCGATAGTGCATTCAACTTCGAAGCTAAGCTAAGGCCTACGCTAAACAGCATGAACGACTGCTCGAATCCACAGGCACCGAACACAACCATCCCGCACATACTGCCGTACGTATTGGTTAAGGATCGCACAATAAATGATGTTTTTGGTAAGTGAAGAACCACTAATACTGCTTGCCGACTTGAAGTCTACATGTCTTCATTAAAACACCCACCTTGCAGCTAATGCTTCGAGCCCCTGCCCATCGCTGATCGCTTCGTGCGTCACACCGTGGGAAACCATCACGCAGGACTTTGGCTTTTCCGTGCTCTTTGCTCATCTGGATGCGGCACGCAGCTTCATCAACAACATTTCACTCTACAAAAAGAATGCTCAAACTATCATGCAGGACACTAGCCGACTGGATCCGCTGATGGAGGATGCGTTTAAGTGCGTTCACTCCCATACTCGATAGGTTTTTAAGGATCGCAATTTGTACTCaccaaatattttcctttctccaCGTAGGACTGAATTTCAGATGAAATTCCTGTGGGGTAGCAAGGGCGCACTGGTACCGGCCGAGGAGCGTCACGCCAAATTCGAACACGTGCTCACCGTAATGGCGGAGAAGTTTTGCGGTGATCCATCGGCCGGCTAAGCCGCGGTAGGACTGTCGCCCTCAGCACTGTGAATAGCTATTATCACCATATTTATTAGACGACACGCGCCGACCAGCCATCTCATCTTTTCATCTCCTACTATTACTACCACTCTAACTACTattaccactactactaccactacctaACTACCCTAATACTTGCATCGATGCGGGAATTGATATTTTGGATTGTACAAAGGTTAGTACTAGCTGACGTATACATAATTAGtggcaaacaaaatggaaacccCCCTGAACACAACATAGATCAAAAAGCTTTTACATTCGAATAATACTCAAATTGATAGACAATTTGCGAATAATGATCGAGGAGGAATCGAGCaggaggggaaaaaacaataatagTACTATTACATTTGGCATTTGCGGGGTGTGCGTGGTGaatgggaaaataattttGTAGCATGGAACtacttaaaacaaaaagcacgAGGACGACATAATTTGCAAAAcgaccaaacaacaacacatgaAAAGTGACACCTACGATAGAGGTATTATATGCCACTTAGTTTAATAATGCGCAAACAAGTACTGCCAAATGAAGCAACGACTACTAAACTACTATCTAATAGAAGTAGCAGCACAACCACCTTTTTTTAGATTTCTGAGACCACAATCAAACCCCAATTACTTACAAGCGCGCGCATGGTTCACACATCGCGGGGATTCGAACTCCATACCACACACCATCGAGTGCTTGTTGCGACGCCGTGCTTTAGCCGACCGCACTAAACGACCGACCCGACTACTAGCACGCAGcgccgcaaacaaaaacgaaggAACCGGTAGAAGTTTGTATCGAATTGAAACTAAGCGAAATAACCGCACCAGACGAACGCAGATGAAGATCCGGCTACAATAGCCGGTGTGGTAATAGTAGTAGCAAGGCGATCATCAAGGTTgaaaagtgtgtgcgtgtgtgtgtgtaaaatctAGTCAAAATATACCAAAACGCGTTTACTATACACATTGATTAATAATCGTAGATGGGAGAACATCTTAAAGTGAGATGTACGGAgttgcttgatttttttaaagagagagtgtgtgtgtgtaaacgaCTTTATAATATTGAGGAACCATACACACTTGAATGAAAAGAGTTGAGAGGAGGATCACATTTTCTAAAACCGAGAAGCATATTAATAACACTTTTTGTGAACAAACTATATCCATCAACTCATTAGGACAGGGATACTTACCGTATAAAATGGAGATGCAAGCGAGCAGAATCAAATGTCGTATGTATATGATCTATAAGCCGGTGTGAACGATTGACTTGTTTCGGTACAAGCTATTCCGCGCCGATGCAGGATGTTCGGGAACCAATCAGattgttttttcgttcgcgTTACACTACACAGCAAATCAAGCAATATGTACTTATGGGTTGTATCAAGCGCGGTATGCGACCCATTCCTTTTCCCTACAAGGCATCTGGTTTATAAAACCATACAAAAATATCAACCAAACACTCCTACAGCAAAGGGTAAGCAACAACCCCCTTTTAGAGATGTAGCGGGTACTGGACCTAACCGTTAGCCCAGGGCGCGGTCTTTAAGTTATCCCCTCAGGAGTAGCGTTTATAATGGCGGACGACCTAGATGATGCAGAatattgaaatgttttcatACGTTTGCACGCGATTGTTACCACACAAAACCCCACATTAGCTCAAGTTGAATGTATCCAGACCACTAACTTATCCCGTAGAGAGTCTATGTTATTTATCGACATCTCATCAGCATTCTTAGTTCATAGTTCTTTTGAATTATAGCAGTTGAATCACAAACCGGACGAGTATCTTGAATATCTTAATCAGTACCACACCAAAGTCTGCGTTTGTCTGCCTTGGACAAAGGAACTTCAAGGCGTGGATATAACTTGTTTGATAATAATTTTTAGAACCGTAAACTATAAGATGAGGCAAAGAAAGGGAAACGTAGAGAGCGGACGATGAAATCtcttggaaaaaaaagaaccctaGCCGCCGTATAAAGGAAAGGCACATTTATACCCTCAAAAACTTCCGCTAAATGGTGCAGACTTACGATAGCATGAATGAATGGACGAAACTATACTATATAGGCAGGAATGAGCACTCAAACAGTTTGGGTGTGAAGATGCGAAGATTAAGGGGCAGataggaaagggggagggcCGATTGGGTCCACAGGGTGGTATGTAACTGGAAAGtattatatatataaataGTTATGGAAACAAAGTACTTGTCATGATGATATGTTGTACAAAAATGCTCTAGTACAGCTGGGAGTTTGAGGGGTTCGAAATAAACATTGAGCGAGTGTCGCTAACGAAGTGTTTAATTCAAATCCTTTCAAAGCCTTCGGTACGTCTATTCAAGCATGGTCTAGAAGAAGGGTATGGAAAATGAAACCTAAtgtatgaaaataaattatttaatacgACTAAACGACTGGCGTAGATCAATCGCTGAAAGAAGCCGAGCTAAATGGGCCTTTGCTTTACGACCGTGGCAACATGTTGATGTGTCTGAAATAGTTAAAATCCTTCGGAAACAGCTCCTCGGCGTAAGGAAGCATCAGCTTGTAAACCTTCCGTAAAGTCAGCTCCGCCACACCAGCAATCTCCGcaatgtttttgttgcttatcATCGATTCTGATGCTTGCGATGCCATGTAGATGGCGGCAGCCGCCACGGAGATTGGCGACAGTCCCGACACGATGTCCAGTTGGTAGGCAGTTTGTGCAATATGCGTTGCCGACTGTTGTACCACCATTGGAAGACCTGGAAGAGACATTAGTTTAGTTTTGATGGAGTCTCCGCGAGCCGGTAACACTTACGTAGATTCGTGCAGAACCGTGACATAAAATCGTCCGACGTGATTAGGTCGAGCGAGGTGGCAAGAGTCTTGACGATCAGCTTAAAGCAACGACCGATCTCCTTCTTGCTGACCGAGCTTACCGCACACAGTTCCTTGAACGATCGGGCAACGCCTTCCTGACGGCAGGCGATGTATAGGCTGGCCGTTGCCTTGGCGTCTATCGACCGGTGGCGCAGTTCCTTAATTTGCTGCACACGCTTGAAGATGTTTTTCGCATGATTGGTGATCGATTTCAGTGCATTGATACGGTCGGCCATGGTGGATATTTCGGCGAAGCCGGACACTAATTTGGAATTGTTGGTGTGCATTTTGTAGAAtttggtgtgcgtgtgatcTAGAGGAAATGGGGAGAAAACGTAAATCGTGCTTTATTAGGTTATAATTAAACTGCTGTAAGTCCACGTTCAGGCTATAGAACCAGAATAGTGCCACTTTGTACGGGATATTTTTGATTCTGGGCGAAGCTTGGCAGGATTGTAAGAATGATCAGATGACAATCAACACTAGCCAGGTTCCATAATGTTAGCTCTTGATAGATGGAGCCCTTGAGAGATTGATTTGTCTATCTTCACTTTAATCCGACGCCGGTATGGGCCATAAGAGACTCAAACATAGAATTCTCGCGGAACATCTTCAATCCAGCGCTGAAACTGTACAGACAATATTTAGTCTCAGTACTCACATATATCTCTGGGACTAAGACATGGACCCTGCATGAAAAGTCTCACATGCTCAGAGATTTTCGGAAGGATGAGTATGTGATGAGTATGGAACAGGACGTCCCTTTCCGGAAAGTTTTTTGATGGTTTCCGCATAAAGAGAAATGTGATAGGCCCGAGAAGAAATGGAGTAATGGCGTTGATACGCCCGAGGAGCAGTATCTTGGATTTCCGTAAGCAGCCCAAATCCGCAAAGTGGCGAAGTATCGGACTGAGAAactggacacacacacacgagtgtACAGATACTTACCATTAAAACGCTCGCCCTGAGGGCACTGTAAAATCGTTGGCAGATCACTCTCCTCCAAGAACGGATCCGTACTACCGACACGGCATGGATCCGACCGGCTCTTTTCATCGCTAAACGTGCGCCATTCGTTCGATAAGTCTATAATCCGATCACCGACAACAAGTCCACAGTCGCCACAGATCATATCTCCGGTATGGTAATCGTCAATCAAATTTGCCTCAGGATGATAGGAGCACTGCAGTTTGCTCAGCTGGTTGGGACACCTCGAAGTAGCAAAAGTAGACGATAAGAAACCTATCACAAACGAAGGGAAAAATAATGAGAAACTATATTTTGCTGTACTTACGAAGTGTGTGAAGCCATCTTTAAGGTTCGTCTGGTTCGAGAAGCTTAGCAGCTTCAATGGTTTGCGGCAGCTGGAACCGGGTATCCCCTAGCAACGCCATTGTGAACTATGAGTATCCGTATGTGTAACTTCCAACATTTTACAGGTACGCCAAGTACAGCAAGAGATTCATTTCtgtatttttgttgctgttttattaGTTTATCTTATAAATCAGTTCATTATATGTACTATTTTATTCaccatttttgcttttttccctttttttctctaacTTCGCAAATGGTGCCCCCGACTCTTTATTCTCTCACAATTTCCCCGTTTAGCTTGTCTCGCCACGTATCAAGAGAACGTATGCAAAAATAATTCTCCCTCTAAGTAAATAAGGTTTCTgtagttctgtttttttgttttttcgtttcctgcaagcaaaacaaactaaacCAACATCAAAATAATACATTTCTTCGTCAGGTTTTTGGTCAAGACAAACGCGTTTTGGGCATCAGATGTCTACGTTTGATTCGCTTTTCCCTCGATCCACGGACCGGGGATAGGACCGATGCCGATCGTAACGGAAGTAGTGGTGATTGTGTGCAGTACTACGGTTTCAACACACACTAGCAACAAGTCCGACGTagtagccacacacacacacacaaactaatTAAAGTCTTTCCCTCCCCCCTCACAAGAAAGGTTTCGGCTGGTGTTCGATTTAAcctttctcgctttccatCGGTTCCCGCGGTCCCACTTACAgtattaaataaatcaatcatcTCTGTGGAAAAAGTTTGTACTCCCGTTTATGTGGTAGAATTTGttacttgtttttttcttaaggGGAGGGGAGGAACACgctattatatatatatagctTCGATGACTATCGAAACggaagagaaaggaaaacgaaaaagtggtaaaataaagcatataaaataacataaaatgaaataatcaATACAATAGTATCGTAACCCTCCCGATTATGGCGCATTTAGCCGCAGCAAATGACGCCGTACCGTAGGGAGCAGCGGTGGCATCGATTGACGACCGGTGCCATCGCCGATTCAGCATAAAGAATCTCCCTCCAGACGTGACCTTTTCGCTTGCTGCGCTGGTCAGCTGCCCGGCCAGCAAAGGGCAGATAGTTGGATTGCTCGAATGCGCGAAAGGTTCTTCGTTTTCCTCGGTTCTATACACTACAACACCGGGGCAGCAAGGTGCCTCCCCGGCATTGGTCAGGGAGAGGGTCCCCGTTTACACCGGCGGCAGCTGGTCGATCGGGGTGAAGAAGTTAAAGTCCTCGGGGAACAGTTCGGCCGCGTGCGGATACATTAATCGGTACGATTGGCGGATCGTGACGTCAGCCACACCGGCAATGTCACCGATTTCTTTGTGTGTCTTTTTGTTGTCGGACGCTTGCGAGGCCATGTAGATGGCGGCGGCTGCCACCGAGATCGGTGATCGACCGGGCACAATATCCATTTCGACCGCCTTTCGTGCTATATGTGTTGCGGCACGCTGTACCACGTTGGGCAGGTCTGcaaagagaaggagaaagagagcggGGAGGGTGTAATGTATGTTGCGTGTTGTAGCATTCGACCGCTAATCATCACATAAGAGGTCACACGTGCAATTTAATACACATTAGCGACCCGTTACTACCGGTCGTGCCCGGCAAACGTACCAAGATTAGCGCAGAAGCGGGACATGAAGTCGGCGGTGGTGATGAGATCGACGGAGGTAGCGAGTGCCTTGAGCGTAAGCTTGAAACAGCGCCCAATTTCCTTTTTGCTGATCTTACTGACGGCACAGATCTCTTTGAACGTTCGGGGCACACCTTCCTGTCGGCAGGCAATGTACAGGCAGGCGGACGCTTTGGCATCGTTCGATCGGCCCTTCAGATTTTTGCCATCGTGCACCTGCTTGAACAGATTGTTCGCCCGGTCGGTGATCGTTTTCGGCAGATTGATTCGGTCCGCCATCGTGCTGATCTCTTTGAACGCTGCAATGAGGGCCCGGTCGGAGCTGCTCATCGTGCGGCGGTTTTGATACTTGGCAGCTAAGAATCAAGAGAGAcgcaaagaaacaacaacattacTCTCACATTCGGACCGTACGTTCTCAGTCTCTTACTTCCGAACGCATCAAACGACGCGGGACCCGTTCCGGGACCGATCATGGTGGAAAGATCGCCTCCACTGAGCAGCGGATTTTCCGGTCCACCGACACGGGACGGATCAACGCCGGCCTTCTCGTTGCTGAACGTACGCCACTCGGATCCCACATCGATGACCCGATCCCCTACCACCAACCCACACTCGGAGCATATCATATCGCCCGCCCGGTAATCCTCTATTAACGGTGCTTCCGGGTGCGAATAGCAGCAAACTTTGTTCAGATGGGCGTCCCTACGAGTAGCAGAAAGGGTGCAAAAGCAAAAGGTAATAAAAACAGACCACTCTGCATACGACAACTGCAGCTGCACCAACCCCCAAGAAACCTCCAGCACGGGGTGTAGGGAAGAACGCAATATCCATTATTCATTACGAACCTTGATGTGCTTGCCATTGTTGTGCTCCCTTATTCCGTTTCGGATAACAGACACTGTTCGGCTCAACGGGGGAAAGGATGTAAATGTGAGCTGGTTGTTGCCTTTGGGTGTACCGCGGGTCTAAAGTAACAACGTAGCAACAACACGCCAACACTTGCGCTGATACTAGTACGGGCTACGGCAGCTAACAAGATTTAACACGACCGAGCTACACTTGCCAGCTGGCTTTACACTTTCCGTGGACTTTGGTTGTTATTTTCACGAATGCGATGGGCAGTTTGAATGTTTGGAACGGTAAGAAATGGGTAAATAATGCCCAATAACTTTGTAAACCGCGCTCTTGCGCTTTTTGCTTCGCGGTTTGTTTCGATTGTAGCGAAAAAGCCAACGGAGCTGTCAAACTTTGGCTCGGTTCGGCAGCTGTCAAATGCGGCCGTCCGGTTCATTCGGGGCCAGCTGTCAGTTGTGTTGCAAGGGGGTAGGAATGTAGtgattgttgtgtttgtgcgggaaatttgttgtttcttgATGCAATTGCAAGCAGAATCATCTAAAAATTATATAAtacacaaacataaacaaatctGCTTATCTTTCCGTACCAATTGCATCTTTATTTTCAGTTTAAACCTTGTCTGTGGGAAGCTTTCTTATCATGATCTTCAATCTCCGCAGATTGGCACAAAACTGTGCAAACGAAACACTATCATGGCTGTGCGGCATATCTACAAACCAAAAAGCACATTCCTCCTCCACCATTGTAGCACGCGCAAGGGGATGCAAATTGTTACGATCGTACGTTTGGAATCGGTacagttgttgttggttgttgtccGCGAAAAGCCGCATACTTCCTCGCGCGGAACCGATGCTCCGGATCGGAAAACGATCCCGCTCATTGTCGACCTCGAAGTGATCGTAAATGCCAACCGCTTCACCGCCATTGGGCGACGACAGGAGGAATGCAATCTCATACGACGAACCGTACGTGAGGGAGTGTAAACGATCGAGTCCGATGAAATGTTCTCCATCCGGCTGACCAAAACCACGCTTGTATGAATCCCACGGTTGATTAAATGTGGCGTTTTTTGGTCCATCATGGCGGTCGTAGATCACCATCCAGCCGCCACCCTCGAAGGATTGGTTGCAGTACACGTTGTACGTGGGTTCGGAACAGATTCGTAGCGGAAAAATGCCGGACCCATCGGAACTAACTTCACTACAGTCGGTTATCACAGTACGACGGTTATCACAGGATTGTTCACGATCGAGGAGAATTGCCATTTGGGAGGtaagtgtgtttagttttgaTTTTAGCTGCACTAACTGCTCCTGAATGTCCTTGAGCCGAACAGCAGCTAGCTCCGCCGATGGGCTGCTGGTAAGATCTTCTTGCTCTGCAGTGGAAAGGActgctagcagcagcaggcagacAGAGTAGTAAGAAAGCAGCATGACTGTAGTCTAGGGGTGAGAGAACTGAAGACTAAGAGTATGATTTAAAGTGGCAATCACCGAGCTGTTGGAAATGAGGAATAGGTATAGACTCATCATTGCAATGCTCTCTAGCAAGGTCATAATCGAGATAAGGCCAAGCAAAATATGGATCCCAAGTGGCAAGAAATCCCTAGAGGGAACAAGCCTTACTTTGCgaagcggattgcatacaGCTAGGGGACAATAGGCCTGAAAATATTCAAACTCTCACCATTTCTAATGTAATCTTATTATTCCTAGGTCAACAGCGATATAACTATGGTTGTCGACTAAAAGCCAGAGCCGAAGCGTGTTCACAGAACCatatattatttaatttaatttatttacgaTTATTCATTGGATATTCTCCACGCTCATAATGGATTGATTGTGACTGGGATTGTCTGAAATCGCTCCGATAATGCAAACCATTTGATAACTGTCCAGGTTTGGGGGATATTAGACTAGTCAAAGGTGTTAT
It contains:
- the LOC118510646 gene encoding breast cancer anti-estrogen resistance protein 3 homolog isoform X1 — encoded protein: MGKTTSKLDKRRSQSISWSYKFGTASRRKKHAALVITSLPHMELGEWLQRLDLAEYGDKFKSFNGVEELLFLGEADIKKLGIRNNAHRARIVSSLVALREKLVQESHGKQRNGADEHRNRAQMRHSVAVDGARGEKTYSTATDNDNSIYECLTPANTKQSKSCGDLLDMETTPDGGNEAVALKKALEWELSLDSRDLRSHAWYHGPIPRQRAEEIVQREGDFLVRDCVSQPGNYVLTCKTKGPTLHFVINKLLLQPETVYERVQYQFEDDAYDTVPDLITFYVGSGKSISVASGARIQFPCNRTYPLSFYAGKCPQNVAGIAGIRGPSPLNSPSPVPSSPGFRYNPYTQQTSTYRSPMSSPPRTKRETPPRLPSKKQRSQSLTPLHGGQGVQQKYSSADGVISGNGSNGEGKSNTSKHSARLADTPEKCNSADGVIHPDGTGGRSHQPGEEKSSSADGVVVKSQTLTRPNSTDPNNGIGSLKSSCQSLPRSASLRSSQGKLSSRASSINKEPSEHSLSPCIEQKQFAEDEEREQPPSPPPKPIRGGGTLQRRDSMKDSDTQSVQGGSTHGGRGMGSYHPSGSDSGNGSGDSAQSSATGEELALPARGVGGVVLRNPRFIPTSLSSVTLRSHAEIDPVAAEEALLSMQIPTYEQVSRFDLENFNTLLLPFCDCKPLDSGTLNTVRMMLCESGPRVIANHLTRVDIGLILEKEESRKDDPLSCTGLELITLEHGKQYRLDLIERTECMKLLVAVTILTCQSDLERAETLNKWIQIAVETKTALGNLFGFSAIMLGLSMPQIQKLESTWHTLRQKFTDSAFNFEAKLRPTLNSMNDCSNPQAPNTTIPHILPYVLVKDRTINDVFANASSPCPSLIASCVTPWETITQDFGFSVLFAHLDAARSFINNISLYKKNAQTIMQDTSRLDPLMEDAFKTEFQMKFLWGSKGALVPAEERHAKFEHVLTVMAEKFCGDPSAG
- the LOC118510646 gene encoding SH2 domain-containing protein 3C isoform X2, which codes for METTPDGGNEAVALKKALEWELSLDSRDLRSHAWYHGPIPRQRAEEIVQREGDFLVRDCVSQPGNYVLTCKTKGPTLHFVINKLLLQPETVYERVQYQFEDDAYDTVPDLITFYVGSGKSISVASGARIQFPCNRTYPLSFYAGKCPQNVAGIAGIRGPSPLNSPSPVPSSPGFRYNPYTQQTSTYRSPMSSPPRTKRETPPRLPSKKQRSQSLTPLHGGQGVQQKYSSADGVISGNGSNGEGKSNTSKHSARLADTPEKCNSADGVIHPDGTGGRSHQPGEEKSSSADGVVVKSQTLTRPNSTDPNNGIGSLKSSCQSLPRSASLRSSQGKLSSRASSINKEPSEHSLSPCIEQKQFAEDEEREQPPSPPPKPIRGGGTLQRRDSMKDSDTQSVQGGSTHGGRGMGSYHPSGSDSGNGSGDSAQSSATGEELALPARGVGGVVLRNPRFIPTSLSSVTLRSHAEIDPVAAEEALLSMQIPTYEQVSRFDLENFNTLLLPFCDCKPLDSGTLNTVRMMLCESGPRVIANHLTRVDIGLILEKEESRKDDPLSCTGLELITLEHGKQYRLDLIERTECMKLLVAVTILTCQSDLERAETLNKWIQIAVETKTALGNLFGFSAIMLGLSMPQIQKLESTWHTLRQKFTDSAFNFEAKLRPTLNSMNDCSNPQAPNTTIPHILPYVLVKDRTINDVFANASSPCPSLIASCVTPWETITQDFGFSVLFAHLDAARSFINNISLYKKNAQTIMQDTSRLDPLMEDAFKTEFQMKFLWGSKGALVPAEERHAKFEHVLTVMAEKFCGDPSAG
- the LOC118510650 gene encoding transcription initiation factor IIB-like produces the protein MASHTSCPNQLSKLQCSYHPEANLIDDYHTGDMICGDCGLVVGDRIIDLSNEWRTFSDEKSRSDPCRVGSTDPFLEESDLPTILQCPQGERFNDHTHTKFYKMHTNNSKLVSGFAEISTMADRINALKSITNHAKNIFKRVQQIKELRHRSIDAKATASLYIACRQEGVARSFKELCAVSSVSKKEIGRCFKLIVKTLATSLDLITSDDFMSRFCTNLRLPMVVQQSATHIAQTAYQLDIVSGLSPISVAAAAIYMASQASESMISNKNIAEIAGVAELTLRKVYKLMLPYAEELFPKDFNYFRHINMLPRS
- the LOC118510649 gene encoding transcription initiation factor IIB, giving the protein MASTSRDAHLNKVCCYSHPEAPLIEDYRAGDMICSECGLVVGDRVIDVGSEWRTFSNEKAGVDPSRVGGPENPLLSGGDLSTMIGPGTGPASFDAFGTAKYQNRRTMSSSDRALIAAFKEISTMADRINLPKTITDRANNLFKQVHDGKNLKGRSNDAKASACLYIACRQEGVPRTFKEICAVSKISKKEIGRCFKLTLKALATSVDLITTADFMSRFCANLDLPNVVQRAATHIARKAVEMDIVPGRSPISVAAAAIYMASQASDNKKTHKEIGDIAGVADVTIRQSYRLMYPHAAELFPEDFNFFTPIDQLPPV
- the LOC118510040 gene encoding fibrinogen-like protein 1, encoding MLLSYYSVCLLLLAVLSTAEQEDLTSSPSAELAAVRLKDIQEQLVQLKSKLNTLTSQMAILLDREQSCDNRRTVITDCSEVSSDGSGIFPLRICSEPTYNVYCNQSFEGGGWMVIYDRHDGPKNATFNQPWDSYKRGFGQPDGEHFIGLDRLHSLTYGSSYEIAFLLSSPNGGEAVGIYDHFEVDNERDRFPIRSIGSARGSMRLFADNNQQQLYRFQTYDRNNLHPLARATMVEEECAFWFVDMPHSHDSVSFAQFCANLRRLKIMIRKLPTDKV